A genomic region of Desulfosarcina ovata subsp. ovata contains the following coding sequences:
- a CDS encoding Ig-like domain-containing protein, whose protein sequence is MRALSNRENVLKKMSIIDKIFCLLLVLTGMSSLAHAQPLAELQYHLYGLSLEVSPGELTVPRGITTQVNTSVVGIDALPSDAVVYATLRGPSFPGTIEIQAAPGGAIQLPPLSQPGPHFLEDIRLEVDSDVSLAASPNEVTINVLEELLVGDVTSRPLSLQEIQEKGIEFDENSYKAFSFTLGLMTESEVLEIELPVLVPVGSKLEKPIIVGGASLGGALQLPDFKLPYFTIEPIMLEPITEDFPEEEIPPIPGILVIPGNIAFLNQFFSVLLVVSNEAPDGTPLVVENVQAEIFLPSGDDNVSGDILRDPPFEPGEPEYDNPLRIAKTDAGRENIKAVLAPGADDKPGTEDDVDVLAPQASGTTEFLVEGVREGGHIIEIEMRGTLMGLPSGPVEVAGRTSGAVVVRDPDFSLTFIHPDTVRAGERYELTVHIQNTSQVAANLVTVSLDPRNLSGARLMDSEDAVQLIETIPAGESGTATFPLEALRTGQVTATTLELSGEDGIVTGRHFYLKAGVSEQGVPLSPDTLLLPPAVSALREATGSDDLTFRAVALLGEAHSIATAPRGSLPPDVHTIGSDMVIQRALELTEAGVRLELSYLAGPDGNAEPLSQGLLLTLEDFFFDFLGEGTYDEGWDVLYRKSRQARLLGAALADVVKQECEGLGIADLLGLQSHWAGTEEYRGSHVTVMIQSPGYEVPVILDIMDGNERHLGGSLDPMEGNREIPGADLLGFYEADAITGQFAVITNPDASPYTGTLKAFESGTFDLGIVVAASDGLLRHVVFQGISVLENEELPLTIRPGSESPVVLLQSGTTIPPDAETIIPDNPPHVLGVVQDAGYEVDSAGRVVAVLFSEDIDPLTAQNPSAYGINPVVIPMIPSPDLVDGNDVTKTMVQFGERIVFVGLRDPIGPFVRRTINISGVQDLNGQAMAPVSDRWIMPDPDIGPGAQVSGRVMRADGSPVSDAEITYFKSMENLLGLCEERILTQKAADENGGYELDFVEQQACGPFRVRGRDPVTGEEGSLITRVRNDGERLRLDIVLVGRGAVEGTVRDETGTPVADATVSVKSMTDFSRYGVRTDQNGFFRINGIPVGPFGMEVVAEAGSSRVSGTIAASGATATVDVTLFSQFSEGVITGEVLFPDNTKASDFRVILAKGDDLLDASTTDSSGTFRFENVPVESYRIVAMEAAAGLIGEASISVTLYNDPENPAFVRVILGGTGTVSGTVFERDGTTLVAVPGAVVSGGTQIVTADAEGHYLIPTVPVGQRTVAAMNPETGAEGSRTVTILAAGQVSTGMDIVVEPLGTVTGRVFDTSGEILPNQEVRIVVAISMGTYWVRKTQTAADGTYRFDNLTRKEYPLVAVRGSAVANGTARLSSLVSHDVVDLTLIRPTGAVSGIVMDESGLQVAAGVTLKARMPNAAGILEFKNAGTTISDPDQGFVFEGLFPGPFTVTASSFFSPQDTTVSGYLPEGNPVVENITLILEKNTATLSGCVLDPDGTVIEPIYDDDGIALPLSVFITSKMLRDELERDTQNPEPEGIRVDASDGCYVSSIPLPPDYYTVQVTDDRPGSPWFGHTGQAKLQIAKGDDAVQDIRLLGLGSLAVEVVDATGQTLQGVEVTVRRTSYPCDASQRFLTAPTDVSPAVFQDLTEGSVMVSAFVSTDPEVDVGGRDDLRGYGGSASGVVLRDALRVVRVSIRAAGTVSGRFVKTDGVTPVPNAQVELYVKYQPTAFDVTDEDGYFEFVGIPVGPFTMEGFDPSTGRRGNAAGQIAYDGQDVVTELQLGPIGTVKGVVVDATRTDPVTGAEVRLRIGSGSGDIRVETSGVDGTVTFESVPSGDFTLKAVSLEGLSGQAEGSIGFEGEVVEREVVLEGNGRVTGSVFDDTGAPVSAAEVTLKTSSGIMKNTQAETDGESIGVFVFESVPMGSFTIEARPPGALTPGDGGVAQGKVEWNDQTVTADVNFQGTISVGVVVTGKVVEDPVEITLDSGGVFGGRAYPTEVIDDVTIFEGIPRAPFTVSARQVSPVGTVVSATRSITEEDLPAAGTRLLPDIELVLSQVATIQGIVTDTDGAPVSAASVAISAGSLNAAMLTDESGTFEFVGIPLDQTFSLEAEGSSGGLAKFSGRIDETGVVLDSAGTTVETINMILDVEPPVVLEVMPLPGEGAVPTDTSIVIHFSESLDINSLTTCSSATSSNLPTFRLLESSGTTADTNDPNNLCDDSNVVPVDLIVSEDGTSVTLFPLAELKGDTMHTVIINRGTIDGQGNLSGGLRDLVGLPLEKDYVWQFTTRDNIPPSVVIFSPENNAIEVSKDSVFRITFNEPINPASVNETSVLVQGPSGPITGQLDLTLGNTVVVFTPTDESGTRVFLEANAVYTMDVTGITDPAGNVLLLEDEIHTVFGTVDTIPPVITSVSAPSGARSSESIVVIALTSSLDVKSVEFFVDGVLTAISATPSSPGEFSTTLVMPERSIQVAARAVDQAGNVGALSPSVSVSLLGDEPPSVIIASPNPDEIFSPGSSVSFTVEATDDVAVAQITGTVSGAVTAVQTQEITPPVMSAMASFSFDIPSTASEGTLTFSVYGTDNKGQAGALATIQIAIQDQIDPVTTIISPAIGETVFPGIPLDVVVEASDSSGVAELSIEVPEIGFMENFTVSPPETSSSQTFTIPLPDLLEATELTLVARATDRFGRQGVDQLTMAVWNFEIDATALRGLSTDPSLSSANTGQTIVVSGKGLNDSLRARFTTRDDGGNLGTETAPLFGVGPDGLEGSVMVPATADTGPVHLETGLGDLLPGEVVLQIVPTLDSFSIPDGEQIESGVVATIGGSGFCDGGTSVEFPNDLLVAASDVFDTNTKLTVTIPDGTSAGELFIVTDGGMSNGFPILGTFGVVGSAAEGSAIDPVIASANPGQSVTVTGETLSTSMLVVFSSTDDAGTLTIAEAPLTDVTTDGTQASVVVPANAVTGTVKIRPTGGEPFVGETFIQIVPKLTSISIHSGEVLGPGTSVTLLGEGFRIGETEVIFSNTAPVTPDLLVRNALTVIVPDDFVSGHVSVQTDGGVSRALALPGTFGIVAAAAEGVPANTAEPSANTGQILTITGENIDENLVVVFQGVDDDGTSTALESPLTNIATDGLSASVTLPLGASTGTVYLKHSDGVPTQSNVLLQVVPTLSDIQLDPGSEIVPGEDITLVGSGLVEGQTEIDFPGAGRVVAKDVFNNGQQLLVTIPQGIIPGSVTVITTGGTSDPVQLDFDSDLTPPVVVEITPNQGATDVPINTTITVRFSEPVSPESITTNNVYIEDLNGPVDATIQLVLGDTGIVLRPTENLQTLTNYTIKISDIQDQSGNIMDVSMASAFITSDQADVEGPVVLDASPEGDGVAVNSIVVIEFNEAIDPASINEDTFQVWNYTTGEYLAGSRAMYTDRVFYFIPAEPFAVGTQHRIYIREGVEDVAGNPLDEAYPYYYYQNFTTSFESDTTPPELLAVDPGDGDQGVAINARITVQMSESVDPISVTSTTVVLKQGDTVVSGTLSLLDGNRRIQFVPTVPLAPLTDHTLVVSGLKDVAGNLMTAPVEIHFTTKTGADLVSPQVVSTNPSDDATGVVRNVVVTVMFSEPVNPNTVDETAVQLRNQTTGQYVNGQVTMDESRTIAIMTPSVLLDADTQYRLQINNVVDTSGNIASLYYGYFTTVEN, encoded by the coding sequence GTGAGAGCGCTTTCAAATCGAGAGAACGTACTGAAAAAGATGAGTATTATAGATAAGATATTCTGTCTTCTTTTAGTACTGACCGGCATGAGCTCTTTGGCACACGCCCAACCCCTAGCCGAACTCCAATACCACTTATACGGCCTATCCCTCGAAGTATCCCCAGGCGAACTAACCGTTCCGCGTGGAATCACCACCCAGGTGAACACATCGGTGGTTGGTATAGACGCACTCCCATCCGATGCGGTTGTCTACGCAACACTTCGCGGTCCCAGTTTTCCGGGTACCATTGAGATCCAGGCCGCTCCCGGCGGCGCCATTCAACTGCCGCCATTATCTCAGCCCGGCCCCCATTTTCTCGAAGACATCCGCCTCGAGGTGGATTCCGATGTTTCCCTGGCCGCATCTCCCAATGAAGTCACGATCAATGTTCTGGAAGAACTGCTTGTAGGGGACGTTACATCCCGGCCACTTTCTCTGCAGGAAATTCAGGAGAAGGGCATTGAATTTGATGAGAACAGTTACAAGGCCTTTTCATTTACCCTTGGATTGATGACCGAAAGCGAGGTCTTGGAAATCGAGCTGCCAGTGCTCGTACCCGTAGGCTCGAAATTAGAGAAACCGATCATTGTTGGAGGTGCCAGCTTAGGAGGTGCTCTGCAACTTCCAGATTTTAAATTACCCTACTTCACCATTGAACCCATCATGTTAGAGCCGATCACGGAGGATTTTCCAGAGGAGGAAATTCCGCCTATTCCGGGAATACTGGTGATTCCCGGAAACATTGCCTTTCTGAATCAGTTTTTCAGCGTCCTTCTGGTCGTATCTAATGAGGCCCCGGATGGAACCCCTCTGGTGGTGGAGAATGTGCAGGCGGAAATTTTTCTGCCGTCGGGCGACGACAATGTTTCAGGGGATATATTGAGGGACCCGCCGTTCGAGCCCGGAGAACCGGAGTATGACAATCCCCTTCGAATCGCCAAGACAGATGCCGGGCGAGAAAATATCAAAGCAGTTCTTGCCCCGGGTGCGGACGATAAACCGGGCACGGAGGACGATGTGGATGTACTCGCTCCGCAGGCGTCCGGCACCACCGAGTTTCTGGTCGAAGGTGTGCGAGAGGGCGGGCATATTATCGAAATCGAAATGCGGGGCACACTAATGGGGCTTCCCAGTGGTCCTGTCGAGGTGGCCGGCCGTACCAGCGGCGCGGTCGTGGTCCGGGACCCTGATTTCTCTTTGACCTTTATCCACCCGGATACGGTGCGTGCCGGAGAGCGCTATGAGCTGACGGTCCATATCCAAAACACCTCCCAGGTGGCAGCTAACCTGGTGACGGTCAGCCTTGACCCCAGGAACCTCTCCGGAGCTCGGCTGATGGATTCGGAAGATGCCGTGCAGTTGATCGAGACGATTCCGGCAGGTGAGTCCGGAACCGCCACATTTCCCTTGGAAGCCCTGCGGACAGGGCAGGTGACTGCTACCACGCTGGAGTTGAGCGGAGAGGACGGTATCGTAACGGGCCGGCATTTTTATCTCAAAGCCGGTGTGAGTGAACAAGGGGTTCCCCTTTCACCGGACACATTGTTGCTGCCCCCTGCCGTGAGCGCTCTTCGTGAAGCGACCGGAAGCGATGATCTCACCTTTCGTGCTGTTGCGCTTCTGGGGGAGGCCCATTCCATTGCCACGGCGCCGCGGGGGAGCCTGCCTCCGGACGTTCACACCATCGGTTCGGATATGGTGATCCAACGCGCCCTTGAGCTGACCGAGGCCGGGGTGCGGCTGGAACTGAGTTATCTGGCCGGACCGGACGGGAATGCGGAACCACTGTCCCAAGGGTTGCTATTGACGTTAGAGGATTTCTTCTTCGATTTTCTCGGTGAGGGAACCTACGACGAGGGTTGGGACGTGCTGTACAGAAAGTCCAGGCAGGCACGACTGCTGGGCGCCGCCCTTGCCGATGTGGTCAAACAGGAGTGCGAGGGCCTGGGCATTGCCGACCTTCTTGGACTTCAGAGCCACTGGGCGGGAACGGAAGAATACCGCGGCTCTCATGTGACAGTAATGATCCAATCTCCCGGGTACGAAGTGCCTGTTATCCTCGATATCATGGATGGAAACGAGCGGCATCTGGGTGGTTCGCTCGATCCCATGGAGGGAAACCGTGAGATCCCGGGTGCGGATCTTCTGGGCTTTTACGAGGCAGATGCCATTACCGGTCAATTCGCCGTAATTACCAATCCTGATGCATCTCCTTACACCGGGACGCTCAAGGCGTTCGAGTCGGGCACTTTCGATCTTGGAATCGTCGTGGCCGCCAGTGACGGTCTGCTCCGGCACGTCGTATTTCAAGGTATTTCCGTTCTTGAGAACGAAGAACTCCCTCTGACCATCCGTCCCGGATCGGAGTCCCCGGTGGTGCTTTTGCAAAGCGGGACCACTATTCCTCCGGACGCTGAAACAATCATCCCGGATAATCCCCCCCACGTGTTGGGTGTGGTCCAGGACGCCGGATACGAGGTGGACAGTGCAGGACGGGTAGTCGCCGTTTTGTTTAGCGAGGATATTGACCCGCTTACGGCCCAAAATCCGTCCGCTTATGGCATCAATCCCGTTGTCATTCCCATGATACCGTCACCGGATCTGGTGGACGGAAACGACGTGACGAAGACCATGGTCCAGTTTGGGGAAAGGATCGTCTTCGTGGGGCTTCGCGACCCCATTGGGCCTTTTGTCCGGCGGACAATCAATATCTCCGGTGTCCAAGATCTCAACGGGCAGGCGATGGCCCCGGTGTCCGACCGATGGATCATGCCGGATCCGGACATCGGACCGGGGGCACAAGTTTCCGGTAGGGTGATGCGTGCGGACGGCAGCCCGGTTTCCGACGCCGAGATCACCTATTTCAAGTCTATGGAGAATTTGCTGGGACTCTGCGAAGAGAGAATTCTCACTCAAAAGGCTGCGGATGAAAATGGCGGTTATGAGCTCGATTTTGTGGAACAGCAAGCCTGCGGACCCTTTCGGGTTCGAGGCCGGGATCCGGTCACGGGCGAGGAAGGTTCCCTGATTACCCGGGTCCGAAATGACGGGGAACGGTTGCGGCTCGATATCGTGTTGGTGGGCAGGGGCGCGGTGGAAGGTACGGTCCGCGATGAGACCGGCACTCCTGTGGCCGACGCGACGGTATCCGTCAAAAGCATGACCGATTTTTCTCGTTACGGGGTGCGAACAGACCAGAATGGTTTTTTTCGTATAAACGGGATACCGGTAGGCCCATTTGGGATGGAGGTCGTTGCCGAGGCCGGCAGCTCGCGGGTTTCCGGGACCATTGCAGCCAGCGGCGCAACCGCTACGGTGGATGTGACTCTGTTTTCTCAATTCTCCGAGGGCGTGATTACCGGCGAAGTCTTATTTCCAGACAACACCAAGGCAAGTGATTTTCGTGTGATTCTGGCAAAAGGGGACGATCTTCTCGATGCTTCCACTACCGATTCCTCGGGTACCTTCCGCTTTGAAAACGTTCCGGTCGAAAGCTACCGAATCGTTGCCATGGAAGCGGCTGCCGGCCTTATCGGAGAAGCCAGCATTTCCGTTACCCTATACAACGACCCTGAAAATCCGGCATTTGTACGGGTTATATTGGGGGGCACGGGAACTGTTTCCGGAACGGTTTTTGAGCGAGATGGGACAACCCTTGTAGCGGTTCCCGGTGCTGTTGTTTCCGGGGGGACGCAAATTGTGACCGCAGATGCAGAAGGACACTACCTGATTCCAACGGTTCCCGTCGGCCAACGAACCGTGGCGGCGATGAACCCTGAGACCGGTGCCGAAGGATCTCGAACCGTTACAATTTTGGCTGCCGGCCAGGTATCCACAGGAATGGATATCGTGGTTGAACCGCTGGGCACTGTGACCGGACGGGTCTTTGACACCAGTGGCGAGATTCTGCCGAATCAGGAGGTACGGATCGTTGTTGCTATATCCATGGGAACTTACTGGGTGCGCAAGACGCAGACGGCTGCGGATGGAACTTACCGGTTTGATAATCTCACACGTAAAGAATATCCTCTGGTTGCCGTCCGGGGCAGTGCGGTGGCAAACGGGACCGCCCGCCTTTCCTCACTTGTTTCACATGACGTTGTGGATCTGACATTGATACGGCCTACAGGCGCTGTCTCCGGTATTGTCATGGATGAATCCGGTCTTCAAGTGGCCGCCGGCGTAACCTTGAAGGCACGCATGCCAAATGCCGCAGGAATATTGGAATTCAAGAATGCCGGAACCACCATTAGCGATCCAGATCAGGGATTTGTGTTTGAGGGTCTGTTCCCCGGTCCGTTTACCGTGACCGCATCATCCTTCTTCAGCCCCCAGGACACGACCGTGTCCGGCTACCTGCCGGAAGGCAATCCCGTGGTTGAAAATATTACACTGATCCTTGAAAAGAACACCGCTACGTTGAGCGGATGTGTGCTTGACCCCGACGGCACGGTGATTGAACCGATTTACGACGATGACGGGATTGCACTGCCGCTTTCTGTCTTTATCACATCCAAAATGCTCAGGGATGAGCTGGAACGGGACACCCAGAATCCTGAGCCGGAAGGCATTCGCGTGGATGCAAGTGACGGGTGTTATGTTTCATCGATCCCACTGCCTCCGGACTACTATACGGTTCAGGTGACGGATGACAGACCGGGATCTCCCTGGTTTGGTCATACCGGCCAGGCAAAACTTCAAATCGCAAAAGGCGATGATGCGGTTCAGGACATCCGGCTTCTAGGGCTCGGCTCTCTGGCCGTGGAAGTGGTGGATGCAACCGGTCAGACGCTTCAAGGCGTGGAAGTTACGGTGCGCCGCACCTCTTACCCCTGTGATGCAAGTCAGCGGTTTTTAACCGCTCCCACGGATGTGAGCCCAGCGGTTTTTCAAGATCTGACCGAGGGATCCGTCATGGTATCCGCGTTTGTCTCCACGGATCCTGAAGTAGATGTGGGCGGCCGGGATGATTTGAGGGGGTATGGCGGCAGTGCGAGCGGTGTTGTGTTGCGAGACGCGCTTCGGGTTGTTCGTGTCTCCATCCGGGCCGCCGGTACGGTGTCCGGGCGTTTTGTAAAGACAGACGGCGTTACACCGGTTCCCAATGCGCAAGTGGAACTTTATGTGAAATACCAGCCCACGGCCTTTGATGTGACCGACGAAGACGGCTATTTTGAGTTTGTCGGCATACCCGTAGGACCATTCACCATGGAAGGTTTTGATCCGTCAACGGGCCGCAGGGGAAATGCCGCGGGCCAGATAGCCTACGACGGGCAAGATGTCGTAACTGAATTGCAACTGGGGCCCATTGGGACGGTAAAAGGCGTGGTGGTCGATGCAACCCGAACCGATCCCGTCACCGGTGCCGAGGTTCGTCTGCGCATTGGAAGCGGATCTGGTGATATCCGGGTTGAGACATCAGGCGTTGACGGAACCGTTACCTTTGAGAGTGTCCCAAGCGGAGACTTTACCCTGAAGGCCGTCTCTTTGGAAGGCCTATCGGGGCAGGCCGAGGGTTCCATCGGGTTTGAGGGAGAGGTCGTGGAGCGCGAAGTCGTGCTCGAGGGCAATGGCCGCGTCACTGGTTCTGTATTCGATGATACGGGTGCGCCTGTTTCTGCTGCGGAAGTAACGTTGAAGACTTCTTCCGGTATTATGAAAAACACCCAGGCTGAAACAGATGGAGAGAGTATCGGCGTATTTGTATTTGAATCCGTGCCCATGGGGTCTTTCACCATCGAGGCGAGGCCACCCGGGGCATTGACTCCCGGGGACGGCGGGGTCGCACAGGGCAAAGTGGAATGGAACGACCAAACCGTAACTGCCGATGTAAATTTTCAAGGCACAATATCAGTTGGCGTCGTAGTAACCGGTAAAGTGGTAGAAGACCCGGTTGAGATCACCCTTGATAGTGGAGGAGTGTTCGGAGGCCGTGCTTATCCGACCGAAGTCATAGACGATGTTACAATATTCGAGGGCATCCCCAGAGCACCATTCACGGTCTCTGCCAGGCAAGTATCTCCGGTTGGAACGGTGGTATCCGCAACCCGTTCCATAACTGAAGAAGACCTTCCAGCGGCCGGTACCAGATTGCTTCCCGACATAGAACTGGTTTTGAGTCAGGTGGCAACAATTCAAGGCATAGTAACCGATACGGATGGCGCTCCTGTTTCAGCCGCCAGCGTCGCGATATCCGCTGGTAGCTTGAACGCCGCTATGCTGACCGATGAGAGTGGGACATTCGAATTTGTCGGCATTCCCCTGGATCAGACATTTTCACTGGAGGCAGAAGGAAGTAGTGGAGGTCTTGCAAAGTTCTCCGGGAGGATTGACGAAACAGGTGTGGTATTGGATTCGGCTGGAACCACGGTTGAGACAATCAACATGATTTTGGATGTGGAACCGCCCGTTGTACTTGAAGTAATGCCATTGCCCGGTGAAGGTGCCGTTCCAACGGATACATCCATCGTGATTCATTTCTCCGAATCCCTTGACATTAACAGCCTGACAACCTGCTCGTCGGCAACTTCTTCAAACCTACCAACATTTCGACTTCTCGAGTCATCCGGGACGACAGCGGATACCAATGATCCGAACAATTTATGCGATGATTCCAACGTGGTCCCCGTAGATCTTATAGTATCTGAGGACGGAACATCGGTAACGCTTTTCCCTTTGGCAGAACTAAAAGGCGACACAATGCACACGGTGATCATCAACCGTGGAACTATTGATGGACAGGGCAATCTTAGCGGCGGTCTTCGGGACCTCGTGGGGCTTCCTCTCGAAAAAGACTATGTATGGCAATTTACGACAAGGGATAACATTCCACCGAGCGTGGTAATCTTCAGCCCGGAAAATAATGCCATCGAAGTGTCCAAGGATAGCGTCTTTCGCATTACATTCAACGAACCTATAAATCCAGCCAGCGTGAACGAGACATCGGTTCTCGTCCAGGGACCTTCGGGGCCTATCACCGGCCAGCTGGATCTGACCCTGGGAAATACGGTTGTCGTATTTACTCCCACGGATGAATCTGGCACCCGTGTATTTCTGGAAGCAAATGCCGTTTATACGATGGACGTAACCGGAATAACAGATCCGGCGGGAAACGTCCTGCTTCTGGAAGATGAGATCCATACGGTGTTTGGCACGGTGGACACGATTCCTCCTGTTATTACATCCGTGAGCGCACCTTCGGGTGCCCGGTCAAGCGAGTCTATCGTTGTTATCGCCCTGACATCCAGCCTTGATGTAAAATCCGTTGAATTTTTTGTGGACGGTGTTCTCACGGCCATATCCGCTACACCATCTTCACCCGGAGAATTCTCCACCACACTGGTGATGCCGGAAAGGTCAATTCAGGTTGCAGCGCGGGCCGTGGACCAGGCAGGCAACGTGGGGGCCCTGAGTCCTTCCGTTTCCGTTTCTCTACTGGGGGACGAGCCGCCTTCCGTGATCATTGCATCACCCAACCCTGATGAAATTTTCTCCCCGGGTTCATCCGTCTCGTTTACCGTGGAAGCAACGGACGACGTGGCTGTTGCGCAAATAACAGGTACAGTGAGCGGAGCCGTGACAGCAGTACAGACCCAAGAGATTACTCCGCCTGTCATGTCGGCTATGGCATCTTTCAGTTTCGACATCCCTTCAACGGCATCCGAGGGAACGCTTACGTTCTCTGTCTATGGAACGGACAACAAGGGGCAGGCCGGAGCGCTGGCAACGATTCAGATCGCAATACAGGATCAAATTGATCCAGTAACAACGATCATATCCCCTGCTATCGGGGAAACGGTATTTCCTGGAATTCCACTAGACGTGGTCGTCGAGGCCTCGGATTCATCCGGTGTGGCCGAGTTATCCATTGAGGTTCCGGAAATCGGTTTTATGGAGAATTTCACCGTATCGCCTCCTGAAACATCCTCGTCGCAAACATTTACTATACCTTTGCCGGATCTGCTCGAAGCAACTGAGTTGACGCTGGTCGCCCGTGCAACGGATCGATTCGGTCGTCAGGGTGTCGACCAGCTAACGATGGCGGTATGGAACTTTGAAATTGACGCAACAGCATTACGCGGGCTCTCGACGGATCCCAGCCTATCTTCAGCAAACACAGGTCAGACCATTGTCGTTTCCGGTAAAGGTTTGAACGACTCATTGCGTGCGCGGTTTACAACACGGGATGATGGGGGCAACCTGGGAACAGAAACAGCACCTCTTTTTGGTGTGGGGCCTGATGGTCTGGAAGGATCGGTTATGGTTCCTGCTACGGCAGACACTGGCCCCGTTCATCTTGAAACCGGTCTCGGGGATCTTTTGCCCGGTGAAGTAGTACTGCAGATCGTTCCAACCCTTGATTCATTCTCAATACCGGACGGTGAGCAGATCGAATCCGGTGTCGTCGCCACCATCGGTGGCAGCGGTTTCTGCGATGGTGGTACAAGCGTCGAATTTCCGAATGATCTATTGGTTGCCGCATCTGATGTTTTTGACACAAACACGAAGCTGACGGTCACGATCCCAGACGGCACTTCGGCAGGGGAGCTGTTTATCGTAACCGATGGCGGAATGAGCAATGGTTTCCCAATTCTTGGAACCTTCGGAGTGGTTGGCAGCGCCGCTGAAGGAAGTGCAATTGATCCGGTAATTGCCTCTGCCAATCCGGGGCAGTCTGTCACTGTAACCGGTGAAACCCTTTCCACATCCATGCTCGTGGTCTTTTCTTCGACAGATGATGCGGGAACGTTAACAATAGCAGAGGCACCCCTCACCGATGTTACTACAGACGGAACGCAAGCATCCGTCGTGGTGCCTGCGAACGCTGTTACCGGTACGGTGAAGATCCGTCCGACAGGAGGGGAACCGTTTGTTGGTGAGACCTTTATTCAGATCGTGCCGAAACTTACCAGTATTTCAATACACTCGGGTGAAGTATTAGGCCCCGGAACTTCGGTAACACTGCTCGGTGAAGGGTTCCGAATCGGTGAGACGGAAGTGATCTTCTCAAACACTGCACCGGTCACCCCAGACCTTTTAGTGCGAAACGCATTGACCGTTATAGTGCCGGATGATTTTGTGTCAGGACATGTAAGTGTTCAAACAGATGGTGGCGTCAGCCGTGCGCTTGCACTTCCCGGAACCTTCGGGATCGTTGCAGCAGCTGCGGAAGGTGTTCCGGCGAACACAGCGGAACCCTCGGCGAATACCGGTCAGATATTGACGATAACAGGCGAAAATATAGACGAAAATCTGGTTGTGGTGTTTCAGGGTGTTGATGATGACGGAACTTCGACAGCGTTAGAGTCGCCGCTTACCAATATTGCTACCGACGGGCTGAGTGCTTCGGTGACGCTACCATTAGGTGCTTCCACGGGTACGGTTTATCTGAAACATTCTGATGGTGTACCGACGCAATCCAACGTCCTGTTGCAAGTGGTTCCGACGCTTTCAGATATCCAATTGGATCCAGGGTCTGAAATTGTCCCCGGAGAAGATATCACCCTTGTGGGTAGCGGATTGGTCGAAGGACAAACAGAGATCGATTTCCCTGGGGCCGGCCGGGTTGTTGCCAAAGACGTATTTAATAATGGCCAACAATTATTGGTGACGATACCCCAAGGAATCATTCCGGGATCTGTAACCGTGATAACGACGGGAGGGACCAGTGATCCAGTGCAACTGGATTTCGATTCGGATTTAACACCTCCTGTGGTTGTGGAAATCACTCCGAACCAAGGTGCAACAGATGTACCGATCAATACTACCATCACGGTTCGCTTCTCCGAACCTGTAAGCCCCGAGTCTATTACGACCAATAACGTCTATATTGAAGACCTGAATGGGCCGGTTGATGCGACCATTCAATTGGTTCTCGGTGATACGGGTATCGTATTGCGGCCGACCGAGAATCTGCAGACATTAACCAATTACACGATAAAAATCTCCGATATTCAGGATCAGTCCGGAAATATCATGGATGTTTCGATGGCGAGCGCCTTTATAACAAGTGATCAGGCTGACGTAGAAGGTCCGGTCGTATTGGATGCATCTCCAGAAGGAGACGGCGTCGCGGTGAACAGCATCGTTGTGATCGAATTCAACGAAGCAATCGATCCTGCGTCGATCAACGAGGATACGTTTCAGGTTTGGAACTATACAACCGGCGAGTACTTAGCGGGCAGCCGTGCCATGTATACGGACCGTGTATTTTACTTTATCCCTGCCGAACCGTTTGCGGTGGGCACCCAGCACAGGATTTACATAAGAGAAGGCGTGGAAGACGTGGCCGGCAATCCGCTGGATGAGGCCTATCCATATTATTATTACCAGAATTTTACGACCTCCTTTGAGTCGGATACAACGCCGCCCGAGTTGCTGGCGGTGGATCCTGGGGATGGGGATCAAGGGGTTGCGATCAACGCAAGAATCACGGTGCAGATGAGCGAATCGGTGGATCCGATCAGTGTGACGTCAACCACGGTGGTTCTCAAGCAGGGAGACACGGTGGTTTCTGGCACGCTGAGCCTTCTGGACGGCAACCGGCGGATTCAGTTTGTACCGACTGTTCCCCTGGCGCCGCTAACCGATCATACTTTGGTTGTTTCCGGCCTAAAGGACGTGGCGGGCAATCTCATGACGGCACCTGTAGAGATTCACTTCACTACGAAGACGGGTGCGGATCTGGTGTCCCCGCAGGTGGTGAGTACCAATCCCTCTGACGATGCGACGGGAGTGGTGCGCAATGTAGTGGTGACGGTAATGTTCAGCGAGCCGGTGAACCCCAACACGGTAGATGAAACCGCGGTGCAATTGAGAAATCAGACGACCGGGCAGTACGTGAATGGCCAGGTAACGATGGACGAAAGCCGAACCATTGCGATCATGACGCCTTCCGTGCTTTTGGACGCTGATACCCAGTATCGACTGCAGATTAATAATGTTGTGGATACGTCCGGCAATATCGCTTCTTTATACTATGGGTATTTTACTACGGTGGAGAACTAA